A region from the Hominilimicola fabiformis genome encodes:
- a CDS encoding C-GCAxxG-C-C family protein encodes MNKREELARQAFKEGYNCSQAMVAAFSDLMEMDKKTALRLASSFGGGMGRMREVCGAVTGMFMVVGILYGYDDAKDYEGKKDTYALVQELANQFKAETGSIICRELLGLDGKDNSPVPSKRTEEYYKKRTCEDKVGLAAKILDEYIQSHCPNGTCNF; translated from the coding sequence ATGAACAAAAGAGAAGAACTTGCCAGACAGGCATTTAAAGAGGGATACAACTGCTCACAGGCAATGGTGGCGGCGTTTAGCGACTTGATGGAAATGGATAAAAAGACGGCACTGAGACTTGCGTCATCATTCGGCGGCGGAATGGGCAGAATGAGAGAAGTTTGCGGTGCCGTAACGGGAATGTTTATGGTTGTCGGAATTTTGTACGGATATGACGACGCGAAAGATTATGAGGGTAAAAAAGATACCTACGCACTTGTGCAGGAACTCGCAAATCAATTTAAAGCGGAAACAGGCTCTATTATATGCCGAGAACTTTTAGGACTTGACGGAAAAGATAACAGTCCCGTTCCGTCAAAGAGAACAGAAGAATATTATAAGAAACGCACTTGCGAAGATAAAGTCGGTCTTGCGGCAAAAATACTTGACGAATATATCCAATCGCATTGCCCTAACGGAACTTGCAATTTTTAA
- a CDS encoding copper amine oxidase N-terminal domain-containing protein, with product MKKFMIGLLFIVLLSTTLSANAETVVLKSNDYDKPLDSCYKYRDIVVKTNNGIQFWWTGTEFIQCPFLDTKFTKSDDLVEWRDMDLSDEVRMKISGLHRAKIKHYGDKYIVYNEIYFNPSLVIDKMIRKRGSAIMPIYILDENFNLLCEVQLDNPLTDFEYVDGVYYAETQEYTKLGPQEYESKNTIYYSYDAIDWQIDNERSSMPQSNGRNTLVFQGKLTNYVNLSNYRFEVKDMFIEKNKSDLIKVVQERPITCYYKAKGNIYVETQYDNVDTFRISRDGVYSVDVAIPADSDDEHIIICDLWKDKLVLWTRNRLIEYDMADIEDVLNEKCPSDTPYIEFNGNILGFDVPPIIEDGSTLVPMRFLFEQMGADVEWDSETQTATATIENKAVTFSIDNVNARINNKPAKMDVPARLVNGKTMVPLRFLSENMGYDVDWDADSRTAIVR from the coding sequence ATGAAAAAGTTTATGATAGGATTATTATTTATTGTTTTATTATCAACAACATTAAGTGCGAATGCAGAAACAGTAGTTTTAAAAAGTAATGATTACGATAAGCCTCTAGATTCTTGTTATAAATATCGTGATATAGTTGTGAAAACTAACAACGGAATTCAATTCTGGTGGACAGGTACTGAATTTATACAATGCCCTTTTTTAGATACTAAATTTACAAAATCCGATGATTTGGTAGAGTGGCGTGATATGGATCTTAGCGATGAGGTGCGTATGAAAATTAGTGGATTGCATCGTGCGAAAATTAAGCATTACGGGGATAAATATATTGTATATAATGAAATATATTTCAACCCTTCTCTAGTAATAGATAAAATGATAAGAAAACGTGGTTCGGCAATTATGCCAATATATATATTGGATGAAAATTTTAATTTGTTATGCGAAGTTCAGTTGGATAATCCGTTAACCGATTTTGAATATGTAGACGGTGTTTATTATGCTGAAACACAAGAATACACAAAATTAGGACCACAAGAATATGAAAGTAAAAATACTATTTACTATTCTTATGATGCGATTGATTGGCAAATTGATAATGAAAGGAGTAGTATGCCGCAAAGCAATGGCAGAAATACGCTTGTATTTCAAGGAAAGTTGACAAATTACGTAAACTTAAGTAATTATAGGTTTGAAGTGAAAGATATGTTCATAGAAAAAAATAAGTCGGATTTAATTAAAGTGGTGCAAGAAAGACCTATAACATGTTACTATAAAGCAAAGGGTAATATCTATGTTGAAACACAATATGATAATGTTGATACATTCAGAATATCTCGTGACGGTGTATATTCTGTTGATGTAGCAATCCCTGCAGACAGTGATGATGAACATATTATTATATGTGATTTGTGGAAAGATAAGCTTGTTTTATGGACCAGAAACAGATTAATAGAATATGATATGGCAGATATTGAAGATGTATTAAATGAAAAATGCCCGTCGGATACGCCCTATATTGAGTTTAACGGTAATATTCTCGGCTTTGACGTACCGCCGATTATCGAAGACGGCAGTACGCTTGTGCCTATGAGATTTTTGTTCGAGCAAATGGGAGCAGATGTTGAATGGGATAGTGAAACTCAGACAGCAACAGCAACGATTGAGAATAAGGCAGTAACATTTTCAATAGATAACGTCAACGCAAGAATAAATAATAAACCCGCTAAAATGGATGTGCCTGCAAGACTCGTAAACGGCAAAACAATGGTACCGCTACGCTTCCTTTCGGAAAATATGGGATATGACGTAGATTGGGATGCCGATAGCAGAACGGCGATAGTACGCTAA
- the efp gene encoding elongation factor P: MITAGEFRNGRTFEHEGNVFQIVEFQHVKPGKGAAFVRTKLKNIISGGVVEKTFRPTEKFEEAHIDRKDMAYSYGDDDFYHFMDNETFDMLDIAKSEIEEQMKFVKENDVCKVMSYKGNVFGVEPPTFVELEVVDTEPGFAGNTSTNATKPATLETGATIQVPLFVDMNEVIRVDTRTGEYMERVK; this comes from the coding sequence ATGATTACAGCTGGTGAATTTAGAAATGGCAGAACCTTTGAACACGAAGGTAATGTATTTCAAATCGTAGAATTTCAGCACGTTAAGCCTGGTAAGGGTGCTGCTTTCGTAAGAACAAAGCTTAAGAACATAATCAGCGGCGGTGTCGTTGAAAAGACATTCAGACCTACAGAAAAGTTTGAAGAAGCTCATATCGACAGAAAGGATATGGCTTATTCATACGGTGATGATGATTTCTATCATTTTATGGACAACGAAACATTCGATATGCTTGACATTGCTAAGTCAGAAATCGAAGAACAAATGAAGTTCGTTAAGGAAAATGACGTATGTAAGGTTATGTCTTACAAGGGTAACGTATTCGGTGTTGAACCGCCTACATTCGTTGAACTTGAAGTCGTTGATACAGAACCGGGTTTCGCAGGTAACACATCTACAAACGCTACAAAGCCTGCTACTCTTGAAACAGGTGCTACAATTCAAGTACCTCTATTCGTTGATATGAACGAAGTTATCAGAGTAGACACAAGAACAGGCGAATACATGGAAAGAGTAAAATAA
- a CDS encoding CD1247 N-terminal domain-containing protein, protein MEDLIKKVSYLKGYADGLDLSPKSDEGKLIIKLLDVMSEMADTIEELNSRVDDVEDVVDELDDCVLEIADDLYGDDEYDDYDDDDDDDYIDDYDDDDYDSDGNDYFEIQCPNCGEDVMIDFDMIDDDNAIVCPNCHEEIELEFDCDCDDDDCDCGHEH, encoded by the coding sequence ATGGAAGATTTAATTAAAAAAGTTTCATATCTAAAGGGTTATGCAGACGGTCTTGACCTTAGCCCAAAGAGTGACGAAGGTAAGCTTATTATCAAATTGCTTGACGTTATGTCTGAAATGGCTGATACTATTGAAGAATTAAACTCAAGAGTTGATGATGTTGAAGATGTTGTTGACGAGCTTGATGATTGCGTACTTGAAATTGCCGACGATTTGTACGGTGACGATGAGTATGACGATTATGATGACGATGACGACGATGATTATATCGACGATTATGATGACGATGATTACGACAGTGACGGAAATGATTATTTTGAAATTCAATGTCCTAACTGTGGTGAAGACGTTATGATTGATTTTGATATGATTGACGATGATAACGCTATCGTATGTCCGAACTGTCACGAAGAAATCGAACTTGAGTTTGATTGCGATTGTGACGATGATGACTGCGACTGCGGACACGAACATTAA
- the hemW gene encoding radical SAM family heme chaperone HemW, with translation MKGLYIHIPFCKQKCKYCDFVSFPCMEDTADKYVDALKREAEQYRGEKIDTIFIGGGTPSILTPKQIEEVTKMCFDVFDVASDCEFTTEANPGTMDDDKIKAMLNGGINRISVGVQSFNDDELKKIGRIHDAKTAYNTICHLDKMGFQNINLDLMTALPSQTFESLKNTLNTAVSLPVKHISAYSLIIEDGTPIEKEYSKGLLDIPNEDTDREMYMHTVDFLGKNGFKQYEISNFAKDGYECRHNVKYWTGEEYIGLGTAAHSYIGNCRFYNTSDINEYIGGAEKEVIELSENDKIAEFMITGLRMNRGVSETDFKSRFGKGINDVFGSEFDKFIKLGLMQYIDGRYSLTLDGINVSNSILCEFV, from the coding sequence ATGAAAGGACTTTATATTCACATACCGTTTTGCAAACAAAAATGCAAGTATTGTGATTTTGTATCATTTCCGTGTATGGAGGATACGGCGGACAAATACGTTGACGCGCTAAAGCGTGAGGCGGAACAATACAGGGGAGAAAAAATAGATACAATATTTATCGGCGGCGGTACACCGTCAATTTTAACACCGAAACAAATCGAAGAAGTTACGAAAATGTGCTTTGATGTATTTGACGTTGCGAGTGACTGCGAATTTACGACAGAGGCAAATCCGGGAACAATGGATGATGACAAAATTAAAGCAATGTTAAACGGCGGTATAAATCGTATAAGCGTAGGTGTACAGTCGTTCAATGATGATGAACTGAAAAAAATCGGAAGAATACACGACGCAAAGACGGCATATAATACAATTTGTCATTTAGATAAAATGGGTTTTCAAAATATAAATCTTGACCTTATGACCGCACTGCCGTCACAGACGTTTGAGAGTCTAAAAAATACTTTAAACACAGCCGTCAGCTTGCCTGTAAAGCATATATCGGCATACAGTCTTATAATTGAGGACGGAACACCTATTGAAAAGGAATATTCAAAAGGATTGCTTGATATTCCGAATGAAGATACTGACAGAGAAATGTATATGCATACAGTTGATTTTCTCGGTAAGAACGGCTTTAAACAATATGAAATATCGAATTTCGCAAAGGACGGATACGAGTGCAGGCATAACGTAAAGTATTGGACAGGTGAGGAGTATATCGGCTTAGGTACGGCGGCACATTCATATATCGGAAACTGCCGTTTTTACAACACGTCCGACATAAACGAATATATCGGCGGTGCGGAAAAGGAAGTAATCGAATTGAGCGAAAATGATAAGATAGCAGAATTTATGATTACCGGACTTCGTATGAACAGGGGAGTAAGCGAAACTGATTTTAAGTCGCGTTTCGGCAAGGGTATAAATGATGTATTCGGCAGTGAATTTGATAAATTTATAAAGCTCGGACTTATGCAATATATTGACGGAAGATACAGTCTTACGTTGGACGGGATTAACGTGTCAAACTCGATTTTGTGCGAGTTTGTATAA
- the hrcA gene encoding heat-inducible transcriptional repressor HrcA: protein MDLNDRKRKILQAIIDEYIGTAEPVGSRSISKKENLGLSSATIRNEMADLEEMGYLIQPHTSAGRIPSDEGYRFYVNSLMRKYKIGMEAVAQLQSVLETRVSQLEKLIRYAGAIASNLTEYTTVVTAPKEQEFEINKIDLVPIATQTVMLIVVTRTVRNKVMNIDIDSATCMSLANILNEHLAGLKAGEITFDKIQDIQKDIENRLSLHPKVLIDIMHFVYETITDSGETEIYVNNAKSILKYPEYNDVEKAEKIFTFLDDKENLKKLVASSDADGIEAKIGKENDFEILQDCSLVTINYSLGNKKAGKIGVIGPKRMNYSKVFASLDLISNEIDKILNEYISDE, encoded by the coding sequence ATGGATTTGAACGACAGAAAAAGAAAAATCCTGCAAGCAATCATTGATGAATATATAGGCACTGCTGAACCTGTCGGTTCAAGGTCGATTTCCAAAAAGGAAAACTTGGGTTTGTCCAGCGCGACAATCCGTAATGAAATGGCAGACCTTGAAGAAATGGGTTATCTGATACAACCGCATACTTCTGCGGGACGTATTCCGTCAGATGAGGGATACAGATTTTACGTTAATTCGCTTATGCGGAAGTATAAAATAGGTATGGAAGCAGTTGCACAGCTGCAAAGCGTACTTGAAACGCGTGTCAGTCAGCTTGAAAAGCTGATTAGATATGCCGGTGCAATAGCGTCAAATCTTACCGAATATACAACGGTTGTTACAGCGCCTAAGGAGCAGGAATTTGAAATTAACAAGATTGACCTTGTGCCGATTGCCACGCAAACGGTAATGCTTATTGTTGTAACAAGAACTGTAAGAAACAAGGTGATGAATATCGACATTGACAGTGCAACGTGTATGTCACTTGCAAATATATTAAACGAACATCTTGCCGGACTTAAAGCCGGAGAGATAACGTTTGATAAGATACAGGATATTCAAAAAGATATTGAAAACAGACTTTCACTTCATCCGAAAGTTTTGATTGATATAATGCACTTTGTGTATGAAACGATAACGGACAGCGGTGAAACAGAAATATATGTCAACAATGCAAAGTCAATATTGAAATATCCCGAATACAACGATGTTGAAAAAGCGGAAAAGATATTTACTTTCCTTGATGACAAAGAAAATTTGAAAAAGCTTGTTGCCTCAAGCGACGCTGACGGAATTGAGGCTAAAATCGGTAAAGAAAACGATTTTGAAATATTGCAGGATTGCTCATTGGTAACTATCAATTATTCACTCGGCAATAAAAAAGCCGGGAAAATCGGAGTTATCGGACCTAAACGGATGAATTATTCAAAGGTTTTTGCAAGCCTTGACCTTATTTCAAATGAAATAGATAAAATACTCAACGAATATATAAGTGATGAGTAG
- the grpE gene encoding nucleotide exchange factor GrpE, producing MAKKNEEVNEETLDKETEKTAEPKEAEKSNEEVLEEKLKEQTDKYMRLYAEYDNYQKRSQREKDMRYGDAVIDTVGAILSIGDNLERALATEVQSEDGQKMKDGIEMVLKQFNETLSKLGVTPIKAEGEQFDPNLHNAVMHIEDETIDDNTVVEDLMKGYIYKDGRVVRHSMVKVAN from the coding sequence ATGGCTAAGAAGAATGAGGAAGTCAATGAGGAGACATTAGATAAAGAAACAGAAAAAACGGCTGAACCTAAAGAGGCAGAAAAGTCAAACGAGGAAGTCCTTGAAGAAAAGCTGAAAGAACAGACTGATAAATATATGCGTCTGTATGCCGAATATGACAACTACCAAAAGCGTTCGCAGCGTGAAAAAGATATGCGTTACGGTGACGCGGTAATTGATACGGTCGGTGCAATTCTTTCGATAGGCGACAACCTTGAAAGAGCACTTGCGACTGAAGTTCAGTCGGAGGACGGTCAAAAAATGAAAGACGGTATTGAAATGGTTTTAAAACAGTTCAATGAAACGCTTTCAAAGTTGGGCGTTACGCCGATTAAGGCAGAGGGTGAACAGTTTGACCCTAATCTTCATAATGCGGTTATGCACATTGAAGATGAAACAATAGACGACAACACAGTTGTCGAGGATTTAATGAAAGGCTACATATATAAGGACGGCCGAGTAGTCAGACACAGTATGGTAAAAGTAGCAAATTAA